Proteins encoded in a region of the Augochlora pura isolate Apur16 chromosome 4, APUR_v2.2.1, whole genome shotgun sequence genome:
- the LOC144469358 gene encoding uncharacterized protein LOC144469358, translating to MYAYILLAAVIGSASAAPTSTSTTNVKLETDPKPLDLVIPPLLKTETNLAAAPLLSEASSSASVVAAAPAGGPAQADAALTTNLKAGVPSPKSLSLISEIRSPLIAPVITPLAAAPLLSTRQITPYIYTAPAIASLELAAAPSSYSIEQHGYRITY from the exons ATGTACGCATAC ATTCTCTTGGCTGCTGTGATCGGATCGGCTAGCGCCGCtccgacgtcgacgtcgacgacgaacgtCAAGTTAGAGACGGACCCGAAGCCGCTGGACCTGGTAATACCTCCGCTGCTGAAGACTGAGACGAATCTCGCAGCAGCCCCGCTACTCTCCGAGGCGTCATCTTCCGCGTCCGTGGTCGCAGCCGCGCCTGCTGGTGGACCTGCTCAAGCTGATGCCGCCCTCACTACCAACCTTAAGGCTGGCGTTCCGTCTCCGAAGTCGCTTTCTCTGATCTCCGAAATTAGGAGCCCGCTGATCGCACCTGTAATCACGCCTCTTGCTGCCGCGCCGCTTCTCTCCACTCGGCAG ATAACGCCGTACATTTACACCGCCCCGGCGATCGCATCTCTGGAACTGGCAGCGGCACCTTCCAGCTACTCCATTGAACAACACGGCTATCGCATTACCTACTGA